The Gillisia sp. Hel_I_86 genome has a segment encoding these proteins:
- a CDS encoding porin — protein MKKIYLPFVMLFVLNSYSQEDEPPTKQFNISGSADVYARFNLNSFNRNYEELEAPAPATSFANDPGFAIGMANVVMNYEMGKIGAVADLVFGPRGEDAVFNSLGSSNIVNQLYVYWNASEKVTLTLGNWNTYLGYEVISPSANFNYSTSYMFSYGPFSHTGIKADFALNDEFSAMVAVMNPTDFTEFNPAGTYTFGAQLGYAKEAGSVYLNFLYGDQDGKLEANGNKGGDISAGSTFQVDLATGVDLSDGFYLGFNTTYNTTATGEAFTDTGIRDVEGDDYGFYGAALYLQYSLNDKVALGARGEYFKEFNGGAGALGVYDANGDSSVFAVTVSGNMAIGDLMLIPEVRMDSANQDIFINQDIDGTQGSLASILLAAVYKF, from the coding sequence ATGAAAAAAATTTATTTACCCTTCGTAATGCTTTTTGTGCTCAATTCTTATTCGCAAGAAGATGAGCCTCCAACAAAACAATTCAATATCTCTGGTTCTGCTGATGTATATGCACGCTTCAATTTAAATTCCTTTAACAGGAATTATGAGGAACTAGAAGCACCGGCTCCCGCAACGTCCTTTGCTAATGATCCGGGATTTGCAATAGGTATGGCAAACGTGGTTATGAACTATGAAATGGGAAAAATAGGAGCGGTAGCAGATCTGGTATTTGGACCGAGAGGGGAAGACGCCGTTTTTAATTCACTGGGTAGTTCCAATATCGTGAACCAGTTATATGTATACTGGAATGCAAGCGAAAAGGTAACGCTAACGCTGGGTAACTGGAACACCTATTTGGGATACGAGGTGATCTCGCCCTCAGCAAACTTTAATTATTCCACTTCTTATATGTTTTCTTATGGACCTTTTTCTCACACAGGGATAAAAGCGGATTTTGCTTTAAATGATGAGTTTAGCGCGATGGTAGCAGTAATGAATCCTACAGATTTTACGGAGTTCAATCCTGCAGGAACCTACACTTTTGGTGCACAACTTGGATATGCAAAAGAGGCAGGAAGTGTCTATTTGAATTTTCTATATGGAGATCAAGACGGAAAACTTGAGGCTAACGGCAATAAAGGGGGAGATATTTCTGCTGGATCAACTTTTCAGGTGGATCTTGCTACAGGTGTTGATTTATCAGATGGATTTTATTTAGGTTTCAATACCACATACAATACTACCGCCACAGGAGAAGCTTTCACAGATACAGGAATACGAGATGTAGAGGGGGATGATTATGGTTTTTATGGCGCGGCGCTATATCTACAATATAGCCTGAACGATAAAGTTGCCCTGGGAGCCAGAGGCGAGTATTTTAAAGAGTTCAACGGAGGTGCTGGAGCTTTAGGCGTTTATGATGCAAACGGGGATTCTTCAGTTTTTGCTGTAACTGTTTCAGGAAATATGGCAATAGGGGATCTAATGCTCATCCCGGAAGTGCGCATGGATTCTGCTAATCAAGATATATTCATAAACCAAGATATCGACGGAACACAAGGCAGTCTAGCCTCAATTCTTCTGGCAGCAGTATATAAATTTTAA
- a CDS encoding P-II family nitrogen regulator, translated as MKKIEAIIRKSKFSAVKKALHQEGINFFSYWDVTGLGNEKQGSVYRGVSYSTSDIQRRYLSIVVDDSFEQATIDAILTAGRTGEVGDGKIFVSDINEAYRIRTGEKGKETLN; from the coding sequence ATGAAAAAAATAGAAGCGATCATCAGAAAATCAAAATTTTCTGCCGTCAAAAAAGCTTTACATCAAGAAGGCATCAACTTCTTTTCCTATTGGGATGTTACCGGTTTGGGAAACGAAAAACAAGGGAGTGTCTATCGGGGGGTTTCCTATAGCACCAGTGATATTCAGCGTAGGTACTTATCTATAGTTGTAGATGATTCTTTTGAACAAGCCACTATCGATGCCATTCTTACGGCAGGACGTACCGGGGAAGTTGGCGACGGGAAAATATTTGTTTCCGATATCAATGAAGCCTATAGGATTCGTACCGGTGAAAAAGGAAAAGAAACGCTAAACTAA
- a CDS encoding ammonium transporter, whose amino-acid sequence MDSGLFTANNLWMMICTGLVFFMHLGFSLLEIGLTRQKNTINILFKNLFIICAGLLMYYIGGFNLMYPGFEEGSAGILKFAGFGIAAPENGMLPEYANGGYTWWTDFLFQGMFAATAATIVSGAVAERIKIGGFMIFVVIYVGLIYPIVGSWKWGGGFLDGMGFYDFAGSTLVHSVGGWAALVAIFLLGPRIGKFNEYNKPQPIPGHNIPFAAAGVLILWLGWFGFNGGSVLSADPAITSWVLVTTSLAAAAGGISAFITSTLMYKNYDLTMFLNGILGGLVGITAGADLMSPNEAVVIGLIAGVIIVLGVALIDTLKMDDPVGAVAVHLICGIWGTLAVGIFGTMAGIDQFFVQLAGIGIVGGFCTISAFTILKLIKAVSGLRVSEREELEGLDLHEHGMNAYPDFRSNEH is encoded by the coding sequence ATGGACTCAGGATTATTTACGGCAAACAATTTATGGATGATGATATGCACGGGGCTGGTATTTTTTATGCACCTCGGTTTCTCATTATTGGAAATTGGACTTACCAGACAAAAAAATACCATAAACATACTTTTTAAAAACCTATTTATAATTTGTGCGGGGTTGCTAATGTACTATATAGGAGGCTTCAATTTAATGTATCCGGGATTTGAAGAAGGCTCTGCAGGGATCTTGAAGTTTGCGGGCTTCGGAATAGCAGCTCCAGAAAATGGAATGTTACCTGAATATGCAAATGGGGGGTATACGTGGTGGACAGATTTCCTTTTCCAAGGAATGTTTGCTGCCACTGCGGCCACCATTGTTTCTGGAGCTGTTGCAGAACGTATTAAGATAGGAGGGTTTATGATATTTGTGGTGATATATGTAGGACTAATTTACCCAATAGTAGGTTCATGGAAATGGGGTGGTGGATTCCTTGATGGCATGGGCTTCTATGATTTTGCCGGATCTACCTTGGTACATTCTGTGGGCGGCTGGGCAGCCTTGGTGGCCATTTTCCTTTTAGGCCCGCGTATTGGGAAATTCAACGAATACAACAAACCTCAACCTATCCCGGGCCACAATATCCCTTTTGCGGCAGCAGGGGTACTGATCCTTTGGCTGGGATGGTTTGGTTTTAATGGAGGATCTGTGCTATCTGCCGATCCCGCAATTACCTCATGGGTACTGGTAACAACCTCCTTGGCGGCGGCAGCAGGTGGAATTTCCGCTTTTATAACCTCTACATTAATGTACAAGAATTATGACCTTACCATGTTTTTGAATGGAATATTAGGTGGTCTTGTGGGAATTACCGCCGGAGCCGATTTAATGTCGCCAAATGAAGCAGTGGTAATTGGTTTAATTGCCGGGGTCATAATTGTTCTTGGAGTTGCCTTAATAGATACACTGAAAATGGACGATCCCGTGGGAGCTGTTGCGGTACACTTAATTTGTGGAATTTGGGGCACGCTGGCGGTTGGAATCTTTGGAACCATGGCAGGAATAGACCAGTTCTTTGTTCAATTGGCAGGAATTGGAATAGTGGGCGGATTTTGCACAATTAGCGCTTTTACAATATTAAAATTAATTAAAGCTGTTTCCGGACTCAGGGTTTCTGAAAGGGAAGAATTGGAAGGATTGGATTTGCATGAACACGGGATGAATGCTTATCCAGATTTTAGATCGAACGAGCATTAA
- a CDS encoding TonB-dependent receptor codes for MKKTIKQLNFLLLIFSIPLVSWAQTSITGQILDEKGEGVPFATVMEEGTTNGTTTDEFGNFGFSVSKLPTTIVTSYVGFKTNNQEITTATNIVITLVQDSFGLDEIVVTGNRTKPRTILDSPNAIDNFGVKELTRSGQPTIDKMLTFKVPSFNSQNQAISDATAHYDPADLRGLGPSRTLVLVNGKRKNQSAQVYLNRTPGKGEVGVDLKSIPTAAIERVEILRDGASAQYGSDAIAGVINMVLKKNVEFTTFSSQTGITSEGDGFNFASDLNTAFNIGDGGYVNVTLGYYKQNATNRPGTPGTDDPGAILPQEIQWQKDNPALGMHVGQPEMEKKDLFVNMAHPVGENAEFYSFHGFTTRTGKSFAYYRAPYWRPDVRESEFLTRKEDFVGYQPTFETAIDDYINAAGLKYDFKENWTADLSATYGANSVFYTVNNSVNRDYLADNGTSPTTFNPGGYRLQNLIGNLDVTGLLTEDISLAAGLEVKKEYFTAYEGDPRSYYKGGSDSFAGVRPNEAGEWDRNSIAAYAQVDYDITDALLLGVAGRYEDFSDFGDNFSWKVNGRYKLGEKGALRGSYSTGFRAPTLHQRYLTNSQYIIVAGSNEPLLQGTLANDNPAVQALGVPSLFAETSKNISAGVTYKFSNNFYGSVDFYQINVDDRVLFSSQIGADGDDTSTNPVEQILEDNNVVAVQFFINAGDTKTTGADIVLNYKNYSGFGASLAANFNETTIDAITTPGPLAANGYNIFAREEKGLITNSRPKSKVILGLSQDLDKWYLGLNNTMFGKVTVTAPESGGEDQELASKIATDLIASYKFTDKFSLTANLNNIFDVYPDITKASTNTAGAGGRFLYSSEVQQLGQLGANFSLSLNYEF; via the coding sequence ATGAAAAAAACAATCAAACAGTTAAATTTTTTATTATTAATTTTCTCTATCCCCTTAGTATCTTGGGCACAGACTTCAATTACCGGACAAATATTGGATGAAAAAGGCGAAGGTGTACCTTTTGCAACCGTAATGGAAGAAGGCACCACAAACGGAACCACAACAGATGAATTCGGAAATTTTGGGTTTAGTGTTTCCAAACTTCCAACTACAATAGTAACTTCTTATGTAGGTTTCAAAACCAATAATCAGGAAATCACTACGGCAACCAACATTGTGATTACACTTGTACAAGATAGTTTTGGATTAGATGAAATTGTGGTAACCGGAAACAGAACTAAGCCAAGAACTATTCTTGACTCTCCAAACGCTATAGACAATTTTGGAGTAAAAGAATTAACAAGAAGTGGCCAGCCTACTATAGATAAGATGTTAACCTTTAAGGTGCCATCTTTTAACTCACAAAACCAAGCAATTTCTGATGCTACCGCTCACTATGACCCGGCAGATCTTCGTGGATTAGGGCCAAGTAGAACTCTGGTATTGGTAAACGGAAAGCGAAAAAATCAAAGTGCGCAGGTTTACTTGAACAGAACTCCTGGTAAAGGAGAAGTTGGAGTAGATTTAAAGAGTATCCCAACTGCAGCTATCGAGCGTGTAGAGATACTTAGAGATGGTGCTTCTGCACAGTACGGGTCGGATGCAATCGCAGGAGTTATCAATATGGTCTTGAAAAAGAATGTTGAATTCACAACTTTTAGCTCTCAAACAGGAATTACCTCTGAAGGTGATGGGTTTAACTTTGCATCTGATTTAAATACTGCATTTAATATTGGAGATGGTGGTTACGTAAATGTAACGCTTGGATACTACAAGCAAAATGCTACCAACAGACCAGGAACTCCAGGGACAGATGATCCTGGAGCTATATTGCCTCAAGAAATTCAATGGCAAAAAGATAATCCTGCTTTAGGAATGCATGTTGGACAGCCAGAAATGGAGAAAAAAGACTTGTTCGTAAACATGGCTCATCCTGTAGGAGAAAATGCTGAATTTTACTCTTTTCATGGTTTCACCACCAGAACCGGTAAAAGTTTTGCATATTACCGCGCTCCATATTGGAGACCAGATGTAAGAGAATCTGAATTCTTGACTAGAAAAGAAGATTTTGTAGGGTACCAGCCAACTTTCGAAACTGCAATCGATGATTACATTAATGCTGCAGGTCTAAAATATGACTTTAAAGAAAACTGGACAGCAGATCTTTCTGCAACTTATGGTGCTAACTCGGTATTCTATACAGTTAACAACTCTGTGAACAGGGATTATTTGGCAGATAACGGTACGTCTCCAACAACTTTTAATCCAGGTGGATATAGATTACAGAATTTAATAGGAAACTTGGATGTAACCGGTTTATTAACTGAAGACATCAGTTTGGCTGCAGGCTTAGAGGTGAAAAAAGAGTATTTCACTGCTTACGAAGGTGACCCACGTTCTTACTATAAAGGAGGTTCAGACTCGTTCGCAGGGGTTAGGCCTAATGAGGCTGGAGAATGGGATAGAAATAGTATAGCTGCATATGCACAAGTAGATTACGATATTACAGATGCACTTTTATTAGGAGTTGCAGGGAGATATGAGGATTTCTCAGATTTTGGAGATAACTTCTCTTGGAAAGTGAATGGTCGTTATAAGTTAGGAGAAAAAGGAGCTCTTAGAGGATCCTACTCTACAGGCTTTAGGGCACCAACATTACACCAACGTTACTTAACCAACAGCCAGTATATTATTGTTGCTGGATCTAACGAGCCATTATTACAAGGTACGTTAGCTAATGACAACCCTGCTGTACAAGCTTTAGGAGTGCCAAGTTTATTTGCAGAAACTTCTAAGAATATATCGGCAGGGGTTACTTATAAATTCAGTAACAACTTTTATGGTTCTGTGGATTTCTATCAGATCAATGTGGACGACAGGGTGTTATTCTCTTCTCAAATTGGTGCGGATGGAGACGACACCTCTACAAACCCTGTAGAGCAAATCTTGGAAGACAACAATGTGGTGGCAGTTCAATTCTTTATTAATGCTGGCGACACTAAAACAACTGGTGCTGATATCGTATTAAACTATAAAAACTATAGTGGTTTTGGCGCAAGTTTAGCAGCTAACTTTAATGAGACTACTATTGATGCAATTACTACTCCTGGCCCACTAGCTGCAAATGGTTATAACATTTTTGCTCGTGAAGAAAAAGGCTTGATCACGAACTCAAGACCAAAATCAAAAGTGATCTTAGGCTTATCTCAAGATCTTGATAAGTGGTATTTAGGGCTGAATAATACTATGTTTGGAAAAGTAACTGTTACTGCTCCAGAATCTGGGGGAGAAGATCAAGAGCTAGCATCTAAAATTGCAACCGATCTTATTGCTAGTTATAAGTTTACAGATAAGTTTTCCTTAACAGCAAACTTGAACAATATTTTTGATGTATATCCAGATATCACTAAAGCATCAACTAATACTGCAGGTGCCGGAGGAAGATTTTTATACTCTTCAGAAGTACAACAATTGGGTCAATTAGGAGCTAATTTTAGCTTAAGTTTAAATTATGAGTTCTAG
- a CDS encoding amidohydrolase yields the protein MLEKIIALRKELHQHPELSGEEIETARRIKNFLAHHPPSKLIENIGGHGLAAIYTYGKEGPVIMIRCELDALPIEEANLFEYRSKINGVSHKCGHDGHMAIVAGLSSWIKEQNYKSGKIILLFQPAEETGKGAKAIIEAEKFQDLKPDHVFALHNIPGVPLHTIIKVQNNFSSSVQSLGIWLNGKESHASEPENGINPALAIAETIKQFDLLNILAPEKPNFALLTPVHIKMGQIAYGISAGSGELHYTLRTRDEEHMKKLKWAINKQLVKTCQRYNLGLETRWFDYFPTSANDPFCNEVIGKAAKINNLKIHEKTYPYKFGEDFGWFSKYYKSAMFGLGSGGHSPALHNPDYDFPDEIIPTGMAMFQSIIDLILRPEDPQSKN from the coding sequence ATGCTGGAAAAGATTATAGCATTAAGAAAAGAATTGCATCAACATCCTGAATTATCGGGAGAAGAAATAGAAACTGCACGTCGTATTAAAAATTTCTTGGCCCATCATCCGCCATCAAAATTAATAGAAAATATTGGGGGGCATGGTCTTGCAGCGATTTATACGTATGGTAAGGAAGGCCCTGTAATTATGATTCGATGCGAATTGGATGCATTGCCAATAGAAGAAGCCAATCTGTTCGAATATCGTTCAAAGATCAATGGAGTTTCCCATAAATGCGGACATGACGGCCATATGGCTATAGTTGCCGGATTGAGCTCTTGGATAAAAGAACAAAATTATAAGAGCGGGAAAATTATTTTACTTTTTCAACCAGCAGAGGAAACCGGAAAAGGGGCAAAAGCAATTATTGAAGCCGAAAAATTTCAAGATTTGAAACCAGATCATGTATTTGCGCTGCACAACATTCCTGGCGTACCACTGCACACCATAATCAAGGTTCAAAACAATTTTTCCTCCTCTGTACAAAGTCTTGGAATTTGGCTCAATGGAAAAGAGTCTCATGCTTCAGAACCTGAAAACGGAATAAATCCAGCCCTGGCCATTGCAGAAACAATAAAACAATTTGATCTATTGAATATTTTGGCACCTGAAAAACCCAATTTTGCCCTTTTAACTCCCGTACATATAAAAATGGGACAAATTGCCTATGGCATTTCAGCTGGTTCTGGGGAATTGCATTATACACTAAGAACAAGGGATGAAGAACACATGAAGAAGTTAAAATGGGCTATAAACAAGCAACTCGTAAAAACTTGCCAGCGATATAATCTTGGATTGGAAACTCGCTGGTTCGATTATTTTCCTACTTCTGCAAATGATCCATTTTGTAATGAGGTTATTGGAAAAGCTGCTAAAATCAATAATTTAAAAATACATGAAAAAACCTACCCTTATAAATTCGGTGAAGATTTTGGTTGGTTTTCAAAATATTATAAATCGGCAATGTTTGGTTTAGGATCTGGAGGCCATTCCCCTGCCCTGCACAATCCAGATTATGATTTTCCTGATGAAATTATTCCAACAGGAATGGCGATGTTTCAATCCATAATCGATCTAATACTAAGGCCAGAAGATCCACAGTCAAAAAATTAG
- a CDS encoding DUF1456 family protein yields the protein MGLTNNDIFKKLRVALKLRDDDIVQICALVDFKVTKSELGAIFRNEDHPKYVECGDQFLRNFLNGLVIHMRGPMPKKKIAENKSGE from the coding sequence ATGGGATTAACAAATAACGACATCTTTAAGAAGTTACGGGTCGCACTAAAACTACGTGATGACGATATAGTGCAAATATGTGCGCTAGTGGATTTTAAAGTGACCAAAAGCGAGCTTGGGGCCATATTCAGAAATGAAGATCACCCCAAATATGTAGAATGTGGGGATCAATTTTTGAGGAACTTCCTAAATGGCTTGGTGATACACATGCGTGGCCCCATGCCCAAGAAGAAAATTGCAGAAAATAAAAGCGGGGAATAA
- the sucC gene encoding ADP-forming succinate--CoA ligase subunit beta, whose translation MNIHEYQGKEILNSFGVRIQRGIVAHNAKEAVDAAKELTELTGTGWHVIKAQVHAGGRGKGGGVKLAKNLKEVEEIAGQIIGMNLVTPQTSAEGKKVHQVLVAEDVYYPGDNEPEEYYMSVLLNRTTGRNMIMYSTEGGMDIETVAEETPHLIFTEEIDPSVGLQGFQARRIAFNLGLSGTAFKEMTKFVTALYKAYVESDSALFEINPVLKTSDDKIMAVDAKVTLDDNALFRHKKYAEMRDIREENPVEVEARKVGLNYVDLDGNVGCMVNGAGLAMATMDLIKQAGGEPANFLDVGGTADAKRVEEAFRLILKDENVKAILINIFGGIVRCDRVAQGIVDAYKNMGNINVPIIVRLQGTNADIAKEIIDNSGLDVQSAIEFQEAADKVQAVLA comes from the coding sequence ATGAACATACACGAATATCAAGGAAAAGAAATTTTGAACAGCTTTGGCGTGCGCATTCAGCGTGGTATTGTTGCTCATAATGCAAAAGAAGCAGTAGATGCTGCAAAAGAACTTACCGAGTTAACCGGAACCGGTTGGCACGTAATCAAAGCTCAGGTGCATGCCGGGGGGCGTGGTAAAGGTGGCGGGGTAAAACTAGCCAAGAACCTCAAAGAGGTTGAAGAGATTGCAGGACAAATAATCGGGATGAACCTGGTTACCCCTCAAACCTCTGCTGAAGGTAAAAAAGTTCACCAAGTATTGGTTGCAGAAGATGTTTATTATCCTGGTGATAATGAGCCGGAAGAATATTATATGTCGGTCCTATTAAATAGAACTACAGGTCGTAATATGATCATGTATTCTACAGAAGGTGGAATGGATATAGAAACCGTTGCTGAAGAAACCCCGCATTTGATCTTTACTGAAGAAATAGATCCATCTGTTGGATTGCAAGGTTTTCAAGCCAGAAGAATTGCGTTTAACTTAGGGTTAAGCGGAACTGCTTTTAAAGAAATGACGAAATTCGTAACGGCCCTTTACAAAGCTTATGTAGAATCTGATTCAGCGTTGTTTGAGATCAATCCTGTTCTTAAAACAAGTGATGATAAGATTATGGCGGTAGATGCTAAAGTGACTTTAGATGATAATGCCTTATTTAGACATAAGAAATATGCAGAAATGCGTGATATTCGTGAAGAAAACCCGGTAGAAGTCGAAGCAAGAAAAGTGGGACTTAACTATGTAGACCTGGACGGAAATGTTGGATGTATGGTTAATGGTGCCGGACTTGCAATGGCAACGATGGACCTTATTAAACAAGCCGGTGGAGAACCAGCCAACTTCTTGGATGTTGGTGGAACTGCAGATGCAAAAAGAGTAGAAGAGGCTTTTAGATTGATCTTAAAAGATGAGAATGTAAAAGCGATCCTTATTAATATTTTTGGTGGTATTGTTCGTTGTGACCGTGTGGCACAAGGAATAGTAGATGCATACAAGAATATGGGGAACATCAATGTGCCTATAATTGTTCGTCTACAGGGCACCAATGCGGATATTGCAAAAGAAATTATAGACAACAGCGGATTGGATGTACAAAGTGCCATAGAATTCCAAGAAGCTGCAGATAAAGTTCAGGCTGTTTTAGCTTAA
- a CDS encoding MFS transporter: protein MNKGLLALAIGGFGIGMTEFVIMGILPEVANAMNVNIPQAGHFISAYAIGVVVGAPLLTVFGSRFPAQKVLFFLMIWFTVFNTISAFSNSYTVLLVTRFLSGLPHGAFFGIGAVVAGKLAKPGKEAQAISIMFTGLTIANVIGVPLGTWLGQTFNWSASFIAVGVVGVAAFLSIKFWMPNFPAEPSKGMKKDFAILKKTELWMVILLTTIGTGGFFAWYSYIAPLITDVAGHSDSVVSYAMILAGLGMVAGNFLGAKLAEMFSPIHAVVIALVLMVIALLTNTFLAYDKTGVLVMTFILPLIAFCIATPIQMAVITSAKGSEMLGSSLNQSAFNMGNASGAYLAGLPIAAGYGIVAAQYVGAAMAGTGILIAIGVILIRKRHQEKLPIPLEA, encoded by the coding sequence ATGAATAAAGGATTATTAGCATTAGCAATTGGTGGGTTTGGAATTGGGATGACGGAGTTTGTGATCATGGGAATTCTGCCAGAAGTGGCCAATGCCATGAATGTGAATATCCCGCAGGCAGGTCATTTTATATCAGCCTATGCCATAGGGGTTGTGGTGGGGGCGCCCCTACTTACGGTTTTTGGAAGTAGATTTCCTGCACAAAAAGTACTCTTTTTTTTAATGATTTGGTTTACAGTTTTCAATACGATTTCAGCATTTTCTAATTCTTATACCGTTTTATTGGTCACCCGCTTTTTATCTGGTTTGCCACATGGTGCTTTCTTCGGAATTGGAGCGGTGGTTGCGGGTAAACTTGCCAAACCAGGAAAAGAAGCTCAAGCCATTTCTATAATGTTTACCGGCCTTACCATCGCCAACGTGATCGGGGTCCCTCTAGGAACATGGTTGGGGCAGACTTTTAATTGGAGTGCTTCTTTTATTGCCGTAGGGGTTGTTGGGGTCGCTGCGTTTTTAAGTATTAAATTCTGGATGCCCAATTTTCCTGCAGAACCTTCTAAAGGAATGAAAAAGGATTTTGCCATTCTAAAAAAAACTGAATTATGGATGGTAATCCTACTCACCACTATTGGTACCGGTGGATTTTTTGCTTGGTATAGTTACATTGCCCCGTTAATTACCGATGTGGCAGGACACAGCGACAGCGTGGTAAGTTATGCCATGATCCTAGCCGGCCTAGGCATGGTAGCAGGAAATTTTCTTGGCGCAAAGCTTGCGGAAATGTTCAGCCCCATCCATGCAGTGGTAATTGCCCTTGTCCTTATGGTAATTGCCCTTTTAACCAACACTTTTCTAGCTTATGATAAAACAGGCGTATTAGTGATGACCTTTATACTCCCATTGATCGCGTTTTGTATTGCCACGCCTATTCAAATGGCGGTAATCACTTCAGCAAAAGGTTCAGAAATGTTGGGATCATCACTTAATCAGAGTGCTTTTAATATGGGGAATGCCAGTGGAGCCTATCTGGCCGGACTTCCCATTGCAGCCGGTTACGGCATTGTTGCAGCACAGTATGTAGGTGCAGCAATGGCGGGGACAGGAATCCTCATAGCCATTGGTGTTATCCTAATAAGAAAAAGACATCAAGAAAAATTACCTATCCCCCTAGAGGCTTAG
- the lysA gene encoding diaminopimelate decarboxylase translates to MNNQDLLNIAAEFGSPVYVYDAEKIESQYNRLTSAFKQVKSLRINYAVKALSNISILKLFKKLGAGLDTVSIQEVELSLKAGFDPSKIIYTPNGVSLEEIEEVTKLGVQINIDNLSILEQFGTRHPSIPVCIRINPHVMAGGNSNISVGHIDSKFGISIHQIPHLLRIVENTGMHINGIHMHTGSDILDIEVFLYASEILFETAKHFPDLDFIDFGSGFKVPYKPGDIETNIEELGEKLSERFMEFSKEYGRVLTLAFEPGKFLVSEAGKFVAKVNVIKQTTSTVFAGIDSGFNHLIRPMFYGSQHEISNISHPDGKVRFYSVVGYICETDTFATNKRISEIKEGDMLSFSNAGAYCFSMASNYNSRYRPAEVLWYNGEAHLIRKREVFEDLIANQVEITI, encoded by the coding sequence ATGAACAATCAAGATCTCTTAAATATCGCTGCGGAATTTGGCAGCCCAGTATACGTATATGATGCTGAAAAAATTGAATCCCAATACAACAGGCTTACTTCGGCATTCAAACAGGTAAAAAGCCTTAGAATTAATTATGCGGTCAAGGCATTATCCAATATTTCTATCCTAAAGTTGTTTAAAAAATTAGGAGCCGGATTGGATACTGTTTCAATTCAGGAAGTAGAATTGAGCTTAAAAGCTGGATTTGATCCCTCAAAAATCATCTACACTCCTAATGGGGTTTCTTTGGAAGAAATTGAAGAAGTAACGAAACTAGGGGTTCAAATTAATATAGACAACCTTTCTATTTTAGAGCAGTTTGGAACCAGACATCCTTCAATTCCTGTCTGTATCAGGATCAACCCACATGTAATGGCTGGCGGAAACAGCAATATTTCGGTAGGTCATATAGACTCTAAATTTGGCATCTCCATCCATCAAATTCCACATTTATTGCGGATCGTGGAAAATACAGGAATGCACATTAATGGGATCCATATGCACACCGGAAGCGACATTTTGGATATCGAAGTATTTTTATATGCATCGGAGATCTTATTTGAAACTGCTAAACACTTTCCGGATCTGGATTTTATAGATTTTGGAAGCGGGTTTAAAGTGCCATACAAACCAGGGGATATTGAAACCAATATTGAAGAATTAGGCGAAAAACTGAGCGAACGCTTTATGGAATTTTCCAAAGAATATGGCAGAGTTCTCACGCTGGCCTTCGAGCCCGGGAAATTTTTGGTGAGTGAAGCCGGAAAATTTGTTGCTAAGGTAAATGTGATCAAACAAACCACCTCTACTGTTTTTGCCGGGATAGATTCTGGTTTCAATCATTTAATTAGGCCGATGTTCTATGGCTCTCAACATGAAATATCCAACATTTCCCATCCTGACGGAAAAGTTCGATTTTATTCTGTGGTTGGGTATATTTGTGAGACAGATACCTTTGCTACCAATAAAAGAATTTCTGAAATTAAGGAAGGTGATATGTTGAGTTTTAGCAATGCCGGGGCTTATTGTTTTAGCATGGCAAGCAATTATAATTCCAGATATCGTCCTGCTGAAGTATTATGGTATAATGGAGAAGCTCATCTTATTCGAAAAAGAGAGGTTTTTGAAGATCTTATTGCCAATCAGGTAGAAATAACAATTTAA